One Antarctobacter heliothermus DNA segment encodes these proteins:
- the lepB gene encoding signal peptidase I → MATEEKKGGLWETIKTIVYALLIAGVFRTLLFQPFWIPSGSMKDTLLIGDFLFVNKMAYGYSYASCPSVIIPSVGINVDAQDLCGWADGDNARLFGGEPQRGDVVVFRHPVSGRDFIKRLIGLPGERIQMRNGVLHIDGQPVEVTPDGTFEELAAPQGPQGLRPRCANGTVGDGATCHKEKLIETLPGGVSHSILNISMQGSDNTPVYTVPEGHYFFMGDNRDNSSDSRVPSIANGVGFVPYENLIGRADRVMFSSAGRSMLYFWTWRSDRFFEKIE, encoded by the coding sequence AAAAAGGCGGTCTCTGGGAGACCATCAAGACAATTGTCTACGCGCTGCTGATTGCGGGCGTCTTCCGGACCCTCCTGTTTCAACCATTCTGGATTCCGTCGGGATCGATGAAGGACACGCTGCTGATCGGCGATTTCCTTTTCGTGAACAAGATGGCCTATGGTTACTCCTACGCCTCCTGCCCCTCTGTCATCATCCCGAGCGTTGGCATCAACGTGGACGCGCAGGACCTGTGCGGATGGGCCGACGGCGACAATGCACGTCTGTTCGGCGGTGAACCGCAGCGCGGCGATGTTGTGGTATTCCGTCACCCGGTGTCGGGCCGCGATTTCATCAAGCGGCTTATCGGCCTGCCGGGTGAGCGCATCCAGATGCGCAATGGCGTGCTGCACATCGACGGCCAACCGGTGGAGGTTACCCCGGACGGCACCTTTGAAGAACTCGCCGCCCCGCAGGGACCGCAGGGCCTGCGGCCGCGCTGTGCCAATGGCACGGTTGGCGACGGAGCTACCTGCCACAAGGAAAAACTGATCGAGACGCTGCCCGGCGGCGTCAGCCACTCGATCCTCAACATTTCCATGCAGGGGTCGGACAACACCCCCGTCTACACTGTGCCCGAAGGCCATTACTTCTTCATGGGTGACAACCGCGACAACTCTTCGGACAGCCGGGTGCCCAGCATCGCGAACGGCGTGGGATTTGTCCCCTACGAAAATCTGATCGGTCGGGCCGACCGGGTGATGTTCTCCTCCGCGGGCCGGTCGATGCTGTACTTCTGGACATGGCGCAGCGATCGGTTCTTTGAAAAGATCGAATGA
- the rnc gene encoding ribonuclease III, translating to MKLSVELTTLQKALGHHFADPRLLLRAVTHGSRSGPGREDNQRLEFLGDRVLGLVMAEALLQRDSAASEGQLAPRFNALVRKETCADVARDVGLGDALKLGRSEQLSGGRRKQALLGDAMEAVIAAVYIDAGFDTARDLILRLWGARIDGVDEDAKDAKTSLQEWAQARGLPPPAYVETARTGPDHAPVFTIQARLHSGETAEATAGSKRQAEQMAAKALLEQLG from the coding sequence ATGAAACTATCCGTAGAACTGACCACTTTGCAGAAAGCGTTGGGCCATCATTTCGCCGATCCCCGGCTGTTGCTCCGCGCGGTCACTCATGGGTCGCGCTCTGGTCCGGGGCGCGAAGACAATCAACGGCTGGAGTTTCTTGGCGACCGGGTTCTGGGTCTGGTCATGGCCGAGGCGCTGTTGCAACGCGACAGCGCCGCGTCCGAAGGTCAGCTTGCGCCACGCTTCAACGCATTGGTGCGCAAGGAAACTTGCGCAGATGTTGCGCGTGATGTCGGGTTGGGCGATGCGCTGAAACTGGGCCGGTCAGAGCAATTGTCCGGTGGCCGGCGCAAACAGGCGCTGCTGGGCGACGCGATGGAGGCAGTGATCGCTGCCGTCTATATCGACGCTGGCTTTGACACGGCGCGGGACCTGATCCTTCGCCTTTGGGGCGCCCGGATCGACGGCGTGGACGAAGACGCCAAGGATGCCAAGACCAGCCTGCAGGAATGGGCACAGGCCCGAGGGCTGCCCCCCCCTGCCTACGTCGAAACCGCGCGCACCGGGCCGGACCATGCGCCTGTCTTCACTATTCAAGCCCGACTGCATTCCGGCGAGACGGCTGAAGCGACCGCCGGCTCCAAACGTCAGGCCGAGCAGATGGCGGCGAAAGCGTTGCTGGAACAATTGGGATGA
- a CDS encoding thermonuclease family protein: MILNGVSLKWIELPAMNDFETWVFVVVAFGAAALVYGLKALRRRKEREKWNQIPHEPAFAPSVPPTPRVVRAPLPDPKPYDPNDSVESAPIDAVRTGAAYVVDGDTIVVKKTQIRLFGVDAPEMNHPFGKKAKWALVRLCKGQKVRAELISQDAHGRTVARCYLPDGRDLSAEMVKLGLAIGWPKYSGGIYAALETSDARKKMWLADARQKGRMYVWEAFDARQGNKGANRS; the protein is encoded by the coding sequence TTGATCCTGAATGGCGTCAGTCTTAAATGGATTGAACTGCCTGCCATGAATGATTTTGAAACTTGGGTATTTGTTGTCGTGGCTTTCGGCGCGGCTGCACTGGTGTATGGCTTGAAAGCTTTACGGCGGCGGAAGGAACGCGAAAAATGGAACCAGATCCCCCATGAACCGGCATTTGCTCCGAGCGTGCCGCCAACGCCCCGCGTTGTAAGAGCGCCGCTGCCGGATCCAAAGCCCTACGACCCAAACGATAGTGTCGAGAGCGCGCCCATTGATGCGGTGCGCACAGGCGCGGCCTACGTCGTGGACGGGGATACAATTGTTGTTAAGAAAACGCAGATTCGTTTATTCGGAGTCGATGCGCCAGAGATGAATCATCCCTTCGGAAAGAAAGCGAAGTGGGCATTGGTCAGGCTATGCAAAGGGCAAAAGGTCCGGGCTGAACTGATCAGTCAGGATGCACACGGACGAACAGTGGCCCGTTGCTATCTGCCTGACGGACGCGACCTGTCGGCCGAGATGGTAAAGCTTGGGCTCGCGATTGGCTGGCCCAAATATTCTGGTGGAATTTACGCAGCCCTTGAAACGTCAGATGCCCGCAAAAAGATGTGGCTGGCAGATGCGCGGCAGAAAGGCCGGATGTATGTCTGGGAGGCGTTTGACGCGCGGCAAGGCAACAAAGGCGCAAACCGCTCATAG
- a CDS encoding DMT family transporter, whose protein sequence is MTDNRRGAFYMILAMLGFGVEDAFFKSATGSGGITPGLGTLQFGLLAMALYALYARLSGVPVWTRDYLRPGLLIRTAFEITGRLFFALSLAYTPLSTTSAILQAAPLFVMLGAAVVLKEHIGPRRWIAMSIGFLGVLLIVRPSPSGIEANAILALLGMIGFAGRDLATRTAPTHVHAAQLGVLGFAVVSVAGLVILAFEPGTPSLPSPKAAALICGTALCGVAGYTAMTFAMRTGEVGVVAPFRYSRLIVALILAYTLFGERPDTMTLTGAALIVGAGIYSLLRERRKMR, encoded by the coding sequence ATGACCGACAATCGGCGCGGCGCATTCTACATGATCCTCGCCATGCTCGGCTTCGGGGTCGAGGATGCCTTTTTCAAATCCGCCACTGGTTCTGGAGGGATAACGCCTGGTCTGGGCACTCTGCAATTCGGGCTGCTGGCCATGGCGCTATACGCCCTGTACGCCCGCCTAAGCGGCGTGCCGGTCTGGACACGCGACTACCTGCGCCCCGGCCTGCTGATCCGCACCGCGTTCGAGATCACAGGACGCCTCTTCTTTGCACTTAGCCTTGCCTACACACCACTGTCGACCACGTCGGCGATCCTTCAGGCCGCGCCGCTGTTTGTCATGCTGGGCGCGGCGGTGGTCCTCAAGGAACACATTGGCCCGCGCCGCTGGATTGCGATGAGCATCGGCTTTCTGGGGGTGCTGCTGATCGTACGCCCCTCGCCTTCGGGGATTGAGGCAAACGCTATCCTCGCCCTTCTCGGCATGATCGGCTTTGCCGGACGCGATCTGGCGACGCGCACAGCGCCAACGCATGTGCACGCGGCGCAACTGGGCGTTCTGGGCTTTGCGGTCGTCAGCGTCGCGGGCTTGGTGATCCTAGCCTTTGAGCCCGGCACCCCGTCTCTGCCTTCCCCAAAAGCCGCCGCTCTGATCTGCGGCACAGCCCTGTGCGGCGTAGCGGGATACACCGCGATGACCTTTGCCATGCGCACCGGAGAGGTTGGCGTCGTCGCCCCTTTCCGCTACAGCCGCCTGATCGTAGCGCTCATCCTTGCCTATACCCTGTTCGGAGAACGCCCCGATACCATGACCCTGACCGGGGCGGCATTGATCGTGGGTGCCGGGATCTACTCGCTCCTGCGCGAGCGGCGCAAAATGCGTTAA
- the era gene encoding GTPase Era, giving the protein MTTRAGFIALIGEPNAGKSTLTNHMVGAKVSIVTHKVQTTRARIRGVAMEGDSQLIFVDTPGLFKPRRRLDRAMVAAAWGGAADADVTVLLIEAHRGVTEGVERILEGLADLPKGRKIALAINKIDRVEAPVLLALTKDMNDRFSFARTFMISAEKGYGIEELRTWLAAEVPEGPWLYPEDQIADLPMRMIAAEITREKLTLRLHQELPYQLTVETENWEERKDGSARIDQIVYVARDGHKGIILGHKGETIKAISKASREELTEFLGRPIHLFLQVKVRENWLEEKERYSEMGLNFKDGNA; this is encoded by the coding sequence ATGACCACACGCGCCGGTTTCATCGCCCTGATCGGAGAGCCCAACGCGGGCAAATCCACACTCACCAACCACATGGTGGGGGCCAAGGTCAGCATTGTAACCCACAAGGTGCAAACCACCCGCGCCCGCATTCGCGGCGTGGCAATGGAGGGCGACAGCCAGCTGATCTTTGTCGACACACCTGGCCTATTCAAACCGCGCCGCAGGCTGGACCGCGCCATGGTCGCCGCCGCATGGGGCGGGGCGGCGGATGCCGATGTGACCGTACTGCTGATCGAGGCGCATCGCGGCGTCACCGAAGGCGTCGAACGCATCCTCGAAGGGCTCGCCGATCTGCCCAAGGGGCGCAAGATCGCCCTTGCCATCAACAAGATCGACCGGGTCGAGGCCCCTGTTCTGCTGGCCTTGACCAAGGACATGAACGACCGGTTTTCCTTTGCCCGAACCTTTATGATCTCCGCCGAAAAGGGCTATGGCATCGAAGAACTGCGCACATGGCTGGCTGCCGAAGTTCCCGAAGGCCCTTGGCTCTACCCCGAAGACCAGATCGCCGACCTGCCCATGCGCATGATCGCGGCCGAGATTACCCGTGAGAAACTGACCCTGCGTCTGCATCAGGAATTGCCCTACCAACTGACGGTCGAAACCGAGAATTGGGAAGAGCGCAAGGACGGCTCTGCCCGCATCGACCAAATTGTCTACGTCGCCCGCGACGGTCACAAAGGCATTATTCTTGGCCACAAGGGTGAAACAATCAAAGCGATCTCCAAGGCTTCTCGCGAAGAACTTACAGAATTCCTCGGTCGCCCAATCCACCTGTTCTTGCAGGTCAAAGTCCGCGAAAACTGGCTCGAGGAAAAAGAGCGCTACTCGGAAATGGGGCTGAATTTCAAAGACGGCAACGCCTGA
- a CDS encoding DUF1491 family protein, with protein MARLTARFWVDAYLARLRLTDIPAFVIAHGDDNAGAVLIKLNSLDGQARAFTRGFDLMTGDRKWTDLTSGSERDVDEAITRQRRFDPDLWVIEVEDKQGRHLLDDPSLA; from the coding sequence ATGGCGCGCCTCACCGCGCGTTTCTGGGTCGATGCCTACCTCGCCCGCCTGCGCCTGACCGACATCCCGGCTTTCGTTATCGCCCATGGCGACGACAATGCCGGCGCCGTGCTGATCAAACTGAATTCCCTCGACGGACAGGCGCGCGCCTTCACACGCGGCTTTGACCTCATGACCGGCGACCGCAAATGGACCGACCTCACCTCAGGTTCCGAACGCGACGTCGATGAGGCGATCACCCGCCAGCGCCGCTTCGACCCCGACCTCTGGGTGATCGAGGTTGAGGACAAACAAGGCCGCCACCTGCTCGACGATCCCTCCCTCGCCTGA
- the recO gene encoding DNA repair protein RecO — protein sequence MDWRDTGILLSTKKHGETSLILDVFTPGHGRHAGVLRGGTSRKLAPHLQPGAQLDLAWRARLEDHIGSYTAEPQRSRAAAALGDRVALAGLNAVTALLAFCLPEREPHPALYIRSEAVLDLLDRPDLWPLAYLQWEVALLDEMGFGLDLNCCAVTGATDGLAFVSPKTGRAVTAIAAGDWADRLLPLPPILLGQGEAEDTDILDALATTGFFMEKRLAPDLRDRPLPAARSALVTRLKARATG from the coding sequence ATGGACTGGCGCGACACCGGAATATTGCTCAGCACGAAAAAACACGGCGAAACCTCGCTGATCCTCGACGTGTTCACCCCCGGACATGGCCGCCACGCAGGCGTTCTGCGCGGCGGGACCTCGCGCAAACTGGCACCCCACCTACAACCCGGCGCCCAGCTGGATCTGGCTTGGCGCGCGCGGTTGGAGGATCACATCGGCAGTTACACCGCTGAACCGCAACGCTCGCGCGCCGCAGCGGCGCTTGGCGACCGGGTGGCACTGGCAGGGTTGAACGCGGTGACGGCCTTGCTAGCCTTTTGCCTGCCAGAAAGAGAGCCGCACCCCGCGCTCTACATCCGCTCCGAAGCGGTGCTGGACCTGCTCGACCGTCCTGATCTTTGGCCGCTGGCCTATCTGCAATGGGAAGTGGCGTTGCTGGACGAAATGGGCTTCGGCCTTGACCTGAACTGTTGCGCCGTGACCGGCGCAACAGACGGGTTGGCGTTTGTCTCCCCCAAAACCGGCCGTGCGGTGACGGCCATCGCGGCCGGGGACTGGGCCGACCGCCTGTTGCCGCTGCCGCCGATCCTGCTGGGACAGGGAGAGGCCGAGGACACCGACATCCTCGACGCTTTGGCCACAACTGGGTTTTTCATGGAAAAACGGCTTGCCCCGGACCTGCGCGACAGGCCCCTACCCGCCGCGCGGTCCGCGCTTGTCACTCGTCTAAAGGCGCGGGCAACGGGGTAA
- a CDS encoding META domain-containing protein, translating to MREAMFALLVLAGPAMAQDDMIHGPVDGRWALQRIDDAPFTARAELDLSRAGHVSGSGPCNGFSGRMEGDWPAMSIGPLRSTRRACPELDQENLYFTALQSVQHGAMRDGDLVLADTAGREMVFTPLPAPLDE from the coding sequence ATGCGTGAAGCAATGTTTGCCCTGCTGGTGCTGGCGGGACCTGCCATGGCGCAGGATGATATGATCCACGGGCCGGTCGATGGGCGTTGGGCTCTGCAACGCATCGACGATGCGCCCTTTACGGCGCGCGCGGAACTGGATCTGTCGCGGGCCGGGCACGTGAGCGGCTCTGGCCCTTGCAACGGCTTTTCCGGACGGATGGAGGGCGATTGGCCCGCGATGTCGATTGGCCCCCTGCGGTCGACCCGGCGGGCTTGTCCGGAACTGGATCAGGAAAATCTGTATTTCACGGCATTGCAGTCCGTGCAGCATGGCGCAATGCGGGACGGCGATCTGGTCCTGGCCGACACGGCAGGCCGAGAAATGGTGTTTACCCCGTTGCCCGCGCCTTTAGACGAGTGA
- the pgsA gene encoding CDP-diacylglycerol--glycerol-3-phosphate 3-phosphatidyltransferase: MKLTLPNFLTILRLLAAPGVAVMFLYFSRPLADWAALILFAGAAMTDWLDGHLARSWQQETKLGAMLDPIADKAMVVIALMVIVGFSSWSPWLVLPATMILFREVFVSGLREFLGDTAGTLKVTKLAKWKTTTQMVAIAVLFAQGIFEHYLVMSSMGMGDEIIGQILDGELADEFGLRWKLQGMIWSGNGGLFLLWLAAALTLITGWDYFRKALPHLRED; this comes from the coding sequence ATGAAACTCACTTTGCCCAACTTTCTGACCATCCTGCGCTTGCTCGCCGCCCCCGGCGTGGCGGTGATGTTCCTGTATTTCTCGCGCCCTCTGGCCGACTGGGCGGCGCTGATCCTGTTTGCCGGTGCCGCCATGACTGATTGGCTGGACGGCCATCTGGCCCGCAGTTGGCAACAAGAAACCAAGCTAGGGGCCATGCTGGACCCAATTGCCGACAAGGCGATGGTGGTCATCGCTCTGATGGTTATCGTCGGATTTTCCTCGTGGTCCCCGTGGCTTGTCCTGCCCGCGACCATGATCCTCTTCCGTGAGGTCTTTGTCTCTGGCTTGCGCGAGTTCCTTGGCGACACGGCCGGCACGCTGAAGGTGACCAAGCTGGCCAAGTGGAAGACAACCACGCAGATGGTCGCCATTGCGGTGCTGTTTGCACAGGGTATTTTTGAACACTACCTTGTGATGTCCAGTATGGGGATGGGCGATGAGATCATCGGTCAGATTCTCGACGGCGAACTCGCGGATGAGTTTGGCCTGCGCTGGAAACTGCAGGGCATGATCTGGTCCGGCAACGGCGGGCTTTTTCTACTCTGGTTGGCGGCGGCTTTGACCTTGATCACCGGGTGGGATTACTTCCGCAAGGCACTGCCGCACCTGAGGGAGGACTAA
- the moaD gene encoding molybdopterin converting factor subunit 1, whose product MDVLYFAWVRERIGLPRETVQTEAATVAELVAELRAREDRYAAAFEDLSALRVAVDQELTDFDAPLAGVREVAFFPPMTGG is encoded by the coding sequence GTGGATGTGCTGTATTTCGCCTGGGTGCGCGAACGCATCGGGCTGCCGCGTGAAACGGTCCAGACCGAGGCCGCAACTGTGGCCGAACTGGTTGCCGAACTGCGCGCGCGCGAAGATCGCTATGCCGCCGCTTTCGAGGATCTGAGTGCGCTGCGCGTGGCTGTCGATCAGGAACTGACCGACTTTGACGCGCCGCTTGCAGGTGTGCGTGAGGTGGCCTTTTTCCCCCCTATGACGGGCGGCTAG
- a CDS encoding molybdenum cofactor biosynthesis protein MoaE gives MRIVVQEAPFDFGAEAAGFAAGRHDMGAVVTFTGIVRDRPGGGLQAMEIEHYPSMTQKALEQIAAEAVDRWSLGDALVIHRYGRLEPGEQIMMVATAAPHRKDAFEAAEYLMDYLKSRAPFWKKEYCAETGTWVAAKDEDEAALTRW, from the coding sequence ATGCGGATTGTTGTGCAGGAAGCCCCCTTTGACTTTGGCGCAGAGGCGGCAGGTTTTGCCGCCGGGCGTCACGACATGGGCGCGGTCGTCACTTTTACCGGAATCGTACGCGACCGTCCCGGCGGCGGTTTGCAGGCGATGGAGATCGAACATTATCCTAGCATGACCCAAAAGGCGCTGGAACAGATTGCGGCAGAGGCGGTTGACCGCTGGTCGCTGGGCGACGCGCTGGTCATTCATCGCTATGGGCGGTTGGAGCCGGGTGAGCAGATCATGATGGTCGCCACCGCCGCGCCACATCGCAAGGATGCCTTCGAGGCGGCAGAGTACTTGATGGACTATCTCAAGTCTCGCGCGCCGTTCTGGAAAAAGGAATACTGTGCGGAAACCGGCACTTGGGTCGCCGCCAAGGATGAGGACGAAGCGGCGCTGACGCGGTGGTAA
- a CDS encoding FCD domain-containing protein has translation MPFEKVQSEKLSHAVVRQIEKLILRGVLRPGERLPSERDLSDQMGVSRPSLREAVAELQARGLLTSRASAGIFVTEVLGSAFSQPLIQLFANHDEAVFDYLSFRRDMEGLAAERAAIYGTDCDLAVIAAVFAKMETAHTKRNPTEEAALDAEFHLAIIEASHNVIMLHMMRSMYQLLREGVFYNRQIMFKQRTRRDTLLEQHRAINDALQARDPAAARTAVETHLNFVEAALSDNREAEKNEAIARQRLRRETERG, from the coding sequence ATGCCGTTCGAAAAAGTCCAGTCCGAAAAGCTTTCGCATGCCGTTGTGCGGCAGATCGAAAAATTGATCCTGCGGGGGGTGTTGCGCCCCGGCGAGCGCCTGCCTTCGGAACGCGACCTGTCGGATCAGATGGGCGTCTCTCGCCCTTCGCTGCGCGAGGCGGTGGCGGAATTGCAGGCACGCGGTCTGCTGACCTCGCGCGCCAGCGCCGGAATTTTTGTGACCGAAGTTCTGGGCAGCGCCTTTTCCCAACCCTTGATCCAGCTTTTCGCAAATCACGATGAGGCGGTGTTCGACTATCTGTCTTTCCGGCGCGACATGGAGGGATTGGCCGCAGAGCGTGCGGCGATCTACGGCACCGACTGTGACTTGGCTGTGATTGCGGCCGTCTTTGCCAAGATGGAAACCGCACATACCAAGCGCAATCCGACCGAAGAGGCCGCTCTGGACGCAGAGTTTCACTTGGCGATCATCGAGGCAAGCCACAACGTCATCATGCTGCACATGATGCGGTCGATGTATCAATTGCTGCGCGAAGGTGTGTTCTACAACCGCCAGATCATGTTCAAGCAACGCACGAGGCGCGACACCCTGCTAGAGCAGCACCGCGCTATCAACGACGCGTTGCAGGCCCGCGATCCCGCTGCAGCACGCACTGCCGTCGAGACGCATCTGAACTTTGTCGAGGCCGCGCTGAGCGACAACCGCGAGGCCGAAAAGAACGAGGCCATCGCCCGTCAGCGCCTGCGCCGCGAGACGGAGCGGGGCTAA
- a CDS encoding ammonium transporter gives MKYLKTLAPAALLLAMPSIGFAQDAEPVPGIDASTDSIFIFNSLLFLIGGFLVFWMAAGFAMLEAGLVRSKNVTMQLTKNIALFAIAAIMYYLIGYNVMYPLGNWSIGTDETGGYLGAFGVAVMEAVGIGRDAADDYGYASTGSDFFFQLMFCATTASIVSGTLAERIKLWPFLIFTVVLTGLIYPIQASWKWGGGFLDSQYGFLDFAGSTVVHSVGGWAALAGALILGPRIGKYAKDGRTVPMMGSNLPLATLGTFILWLGWFGFNGASQLAMGTVGDVADVSRIFANTNTAAAGGAIAALILTQAIYKKTDLTMVLNGALAGLVSITAEPLTPTLGSATLIGAVGGVIVVFAVPFLDKLKIDDVVGAIPVHLFAGIWGTLAVLLTNPDATFGGQIISIIIVGVFVFVVSGIVWFILKAIMGIRASEEDEIMGLDMAELGMEAYPEFSKG, from the coding sequence ATGAAATACCTTAAGACGCTTGCGCCGGCCGCCCTGTTGCTGGCCATGCCGAGCATCGGGTTCGCACAGGATGCTGAACCTGTGCCGGGGATTGACGCCTCGACCGACTCAATCTTTATCTTCAACTCGCTGCTGTTCCTGATCGGTGGCTTTCTGGTGTTCTGGATGGCGGCGGGCTTTGCCATGCTCGAAGCCGGTCTGGTGCGGTCCAAGAACGTGACCATGCAGTTGACCAAGAACATCGCGCTCTTCGCGATTGCCGCGATCATGTACTACTTGATCGGTTACAACGTGATGTATCCGCTGGGCAACTGGTCGATCGGGACGGATGAGACCGGTGGTTACCTTGGTGCATTTGGCGTCGCCGTTATGGAAGCCGTGGGCATTGGCCGCGATGCAGCCGACGACTATGGCTATGCCTCCACCGGTTCGGACTTCTTCTTTCAGCTGATGTTCTGCGCCACCACAGCGTCGATCGTGTCCGGTACTCTGGCCGAGCGGATCAAGCTGTGGCCCTTCCTGATCTTCACCGTGGTTCTGACCGGCCTCATCTACCCGATTCAGGCATCCTGGAAATGGGGCGGTGGTTTCCTGGACTCCCAGTACGGTTTCCTCGACTTTGCCGGTTCGACAGTTGTGCACTCAGTCGGTGGCTGGGCTGCTCTGGCAGGGGCACTGATCCTGGGGCCGCGCATTGGCAAATACGCCAAAGATGGCCGCACCGTCCCGATGATGGGCTCGAACCTGCCGCTGGCAACTTTGGGCACGTTCATTCTGTGGCTGGGTTGGTTCGGCTTCAACGGCGCGTCGCAGCTTGCCATGGGTACCGTTGGCGATGTGGCTGACGTGTCACGCATCTTTGCCAACACTAACACGGCGGCTGCCGGTGGCGCGATTGCCGCGTTGATCCTGACGCAGGCCATCTACAAAAAGACCGACCTGACCATGGTTCTGAACGGCGCACTGGCGGGTCTTGTGTCCATTACCGCAGAACCGCTGACCCCGACGTTGGGCTCGGCCACCCTGATCGGTGCCGTGGGCGGTGTCATCGTAGTCTTCGCGGTGCCATTCCTGGACAAACTCAAGATCGACGACGTGGTCGGTGCCATCCCGGTTCACCTGTTCGCGGGTATCTGGGGCACCCTTGCGGTTCTTCTGACCAACCCTGACGCGACCTTTGGCGGCCAGATCATTTCGATCATCATCGTCGGCGTGTTCGTCTTCGTGGTCTCGGGTATCGTCTGGTTCATCCTGAAAGCCATCATGGGCATCCGGGCGTCGGAAGAAGACGAGATCATGGGTCTCGATATGGCCGAGCTGGGTATGGAGGCCTATCCGGAGTTTTCCAAAGGCTGA
- a CDS encoding P-II family nitrogen regulator produces the protein MKLIIATIKPFKLEEVREALTGIGVRGMMVTEIKGFGSQSGHTEIYRGAEYAVNFVPKIKLEIVVSASMADQVIETIKTTAQTGKIGDGKIFVLDVLQAVRVRTGETDADAL, from the coding sequence GTGAAACTGATCATTGCAACGATCAAGCCGTTCAAGCTGGAGGAGGTGCGCGAAGCACTGACCGGTATCGGCGTGCGCGGCATGATGGTAACGGAAATCAAGGGCTTCGGCTCTCAGTCCGGCCATACCGAAATCTACCGCGGCGCGGAGTACGCCGTGAATTTTGTGCCGAAAATCAAACTGGAGATCGTCGTCTCGGCGTCGATGGCCGATCAAGTGATCGAAACCATCAAGACGACCGCGCAGACAGGCAAGATCGGCGACGGCAAGATCTTTGTGCTCGACGTGCTTCAGGCCGTGCGTGTGCGCACCGGCGAAACCGACGCAGACGCGCTGTGA